The Thermoanaerobacterium thermosaccharolyticum DSM 571 region ATATGCATCTGGAACCATAGATTTTACTGTTTTTTCCCATTCACTGCTGTAACTCCCTGTCAAAGCATACAAAACATTTATCCCTAAATCATTTGCAAATCCCACTATAGCTTCAACGATATCGGGATCTCCAAATACTGCAGCTTTTTTATTGAACCAGTGTACATGTGCATCCAGCATCATATCAACAAGCCTTCCTCGTTCTTCTTCAAGTTCGGAAGGTATAGGCTTACCTGTTATTTCACTTAACTTCATAATAAATTTGTCTACATTACTTATGCCGATAGGCAGTGGAAGTACCTCATACGGTACATCGTACATTTCTTTTAAAGATTCTGCAGGTTCGATTCCTGCTTCCCTTCCTAGAACTACAGTAGCTATCGAATTTCCCATGTCTTCTATTTCAGATATGGTGGTGCCTCCCTTCTGATACAGGTGTATCTCGCCTGTCATAGGTGCATCTAACACATCAGAGATATCTGGTAGAATGATTGCATCAATCCCCATTATTTTCAATATTCTTTTGATTTCCCGCAAATCACCTGGGCTTAATAATCCAGGAATAATGTTTATTTTTCCATTTGGTGAGCTTTTTTGGGCAAAAGTCTCTACGGCTGATTTAACCATATTAGAAAAACCTGTCACATGTGAACCTACGTAGCTTGGTGTACTTGCTGTAAATACTTTGACATCTTCTGGTATCTCACCGCTTGAGCGCATCTCATTTATTGTACCAGGAACATCATCGCCGATAGTTTCTGCTGAACATGTTGTAGATATTCCGATTACTTTTGGTTTGTAAATGCTTAATATGTTTCGTATCGCCTGCTTTAGATTTCCAATGCCACCGAAGACAACTTGTGCTTCTGAAAAAGAGCTTGTAGTTGTCGGTATAAATTCTCTAAAATGGCGGGTAAGCTGCATCCTTAAAT contains the following coding sequences:
- the nifN gene encoding nitrogenase iron-molybdenum cofactor biosynthesis protein NifN, whose translation is MECNNTERKYLTVNPLKTCQPLGAVWACLGIHQCMPHSHGSQGCTSYLRMQLTRHFREFIPTTTSSFSEAQVVFGGIGNLKQAIRNILSIYKPKVIGISTTCSAETIGDDVPGTINEMRSSGEIPEDVKVFTASTPSYVGSHVTGFSNMVKSAVETFAQKSSPNGKINIIPGLLSPGDLREIKRILKIMGIDAIILPDISDVLDAPMTGEIHLYQKGGTTISEIEDMGNSIATVVLGREAGIEPAESLKEMYDVPYEVLPLPIGISNVDKFIMKLSEITGKPIPSELEEERGRLVDMMLDAHVHWFNKKAAVFGDPDIVEAIVGFANDLGINVLYALTGSYSSEWEKTVKSMVPDAYVSSDSDLWYLKEQLDKKPVDMLFGNSHGKYLAKEYDLPLLRVGFPILDRANLQHFPIVGYRGTAWLVERTGNTLLDYKDAKSPEHLLELIM